TCAATCGACCGAGCAACACCGGCTTCTTGAAGTACCTATCTTAGGATGTCAGTAAATTCTCATAGGAAGCTACAAGCAGACCTACCCAGATACGGCGAAACCACTTTCGCCGTAGCAACTTTAGACATAGCTCACTGCTGGATTCGAGCAGCTTAGTAGCCGAATCATTACCACTcatgaatttcttctctgcGAGAGTGCGAATGATTTCAAGTGCTTTATCGCCATCTTCAAATGCCTCTCCAAGCCAGATAATAACACGATCAGCTTGGGCATAGATCGTCCGCATGAGTGGGATCTGTTGGTTTTTCTCGTCCATATCGTCTTGGTTGATGCATATTGCATCAACCCACAACACTCTCTCAAGCTGATGGTCTCGAAGATTGACCAAGGCTGCATGCAGGTTCGCTGTGATGGGGATAGTATGGTCATGTAATATTATTTCCTTGTGCTTTTCAGCACTgccctcttcatcgccaGACCAGACATAAGAAAGTGCTTCATAAAGGTGCTTTCCACCCTCTGTCTCTGTGAGGTCGTAGGTGAAGAGTTCGCATTCTATCTCGGCGTTCGTTTCCTTGTCTGGGAGGAGGCGAACCATTCGAGTCGCGTTAGGTTCCAGCGGGAGCGATTTGTACAAGTCAGAGGACATGATGGATTGAAAAGTCTATCCTCAGTAAAGAAGGTGTATTCTTTCTGTAGAGGGCTATAGGTTGGTGAGCGTAGAAAAAGTGGTATTCTTGATGTCAAGGGCTTGCAAGGCATCGAATTGTTCTTGGTGAGGTGTGGGCGGGGCGTGACTGTTGATGTGGCGGCTTGTTAGAGGCTGGGAATGG
The sequence above is a segment of the Aspergillus oryzae RIB40 DNA, chromosome 3 genome. Coding sequences within it:
- a CDS encoding HET domain-containing protein (predicted protein), which produces MSSDLYKSLPLEPNATRMVRLLPDKETNAEIECELFTYDLTETEGGKHLYEALSYVWSGDEEGSAEKHKEIILHDHTIPITANLHAALVNLRDHQLERVLWVDAICINQDDMDEKNQQIPLMRTIYAQADRVIIWLGEAFEDGDKALEIIRTLAEKKFMSGNDSATKLLESSSTSRSRCCSVD